The following proteins come from a genomic window of Bernardetia sp.:
- a CDS encoding DUF3592 domain-containing protein, with translation MLFFRIILIVMGLLFTFIGIVGIGAEIRQYNNYTHTQGRVIGDTLLYYENSSSSDFDDAMVHAVVSYETKEGQEVTFIERQGENGESSFEKGEQVKVLYDHTRPNFLRKHSRLYSFTTFWKGGIFGVFGILFILIGIALGFLKRGKSKSSY, from the coding sequence ATGCTTTTTTTTAGAATTATATTAATCGTTATGGGTTTGCTATTTACCTTCATTGGTATAGTGGGAATAGGAGCTGAAATCCGACAGTACAATAATTATACTCATACACAAGGTAGAGTTATTGGCGATACTCTTTTATATTATGAGAATTCTTCATCAAGTGATTTTGATGATGCTATGGTACATGCTGTTGTTAGTTATGAAACAAAAGAAGGACAAGAAGTAACATTTATAGAGCGACAAGGTGAGAATGGAGAGAGTAGCTTTGAAAAAGGAGAACAAGTAAAGGTTTTATATGACCATACAAGACCAAATTTTCTTAGAAAACATTCTAGGTTGTATAGTTTTACTACCTTTTGGAAAGGAGGTATTTTTGGTGTATTTGGTATTTTATTCATCCTAATAGGAATAGCTCTTGGATTTTTGAAGAGAGGTAAATCGAAATCTTCTTATTAA
- a CDS encoding DUF6268 family outer membrane beta-barrel protein produces the protein MKKTSYSLSLLFAFLFLISFKSYSQRIGLGFLFRPNLTVGTAIVPTQKVEDSLKFGINRFYANMVVPLSGKLKLDIKNINASFTQHFLTINTGLRLPQGDLVEDNTRIYNLSAGITGVHANIRSGIWFYTVNGGIVQDIQKLDESSPFFTAAGAYIRVKGIYKHNIYGVALLYQYERFLPVPILGINRRYNKKWFLELLLPAQGAMRYEFSKKFKAGVLVGLGSFRAGVNPSNRITLPNLGNKGNLNLNYTELKITSVAELKIKNGIFLSSEIGVSTARNLSFLRTSENQIDFGASTVPYGAINLHIDLQKSKTSPISSRLFGNDF, from the coding sequence ATGAAAAAAACATCCTATTCTCTTTCTCTGCTTTTTGCTTTTCTGTTTCTAATTTCTTTCAAAAGCTATTCTCAACGTATCGGACTTGGCTTTTTGTTTCGTCCTAACCTAACTGTCGGTACGGCTATCGTTCCCACTCAAAAGGTAGAAGACAGTTTGAAGTTTGGAATCAATCGCTTTTATGCCAATATGGTTGTGCCTCTGAGTGGAAAATTAAAGTTAGATATAAAAAACATCAATGCTTCTTTTACACAGCACTTCTTGACGATAAACACAGGTTTACGTTTGCCACAAGGCGATTTAGTAGAAGACAATACTAGAATCTACAACCTTTCAGCAGGGATTACTGGTGTTCATGCCAATATCAGAAGTGGCATTTGGTTTTATACTGTCAATGGTGGAATTGTACAAGACATTCAAAAGCTAGACGAATCTAGTCCGTTTTTTACGGCTGCTGGAGCATATATTCGTGTGAAGGGAATTTATAAGCATAATATTTATGGTGTTGCTCTTTTGTATCAATACGAACGTTTTTTGCCTGTGCCTATTTTGGGAATCAATCGTAGATACAACAAAAAATGGTTTTTAGAATTGCTTTTACCTGCACAGGGCGCAATGCGTTATGAGTTTAGCAAAAAATTTAAAGCTGGTGTGTTGGTAGGTTTGGGAAGTTTTCGTGCTGGTGTAAATCCATCTAATAGAATTACATTACCCAACTTAGGGAATAAAGGAAATCTAAATCTCAATTATACCGAACTCAAAATTACATCGGTAGCAGAACTCAAAATCAAAAATGGAATCTTTTTAAGCAGTGAAATAGGTGTTTCGACAGCTCGTAATTTGTCTTTTTTACGTACTTCTGAAAACCAAATTGACTTTGGAGCTTCTACTGTTCCGTATGGCGCAATCAATTTGCATATAGATTTACAAAAATCTAAGACAAGCCCGATTAGTTCTCGTTTGTTTGGAAATGATTTTTAA
- a CDS encoding chloride channel protein → MLRFFEVYSDKFQSLISHYSKKFNGNIIRFLIWKGEYLSDKNFLLVVSIFIGILAGLAAMFLRTTVIWVEHNLASSSQFSENYNYGLLFYPTIGLLITAFLGNRIFKTDFGHGFTDILYSISKKDGKIKFSNIYSRMIGAIFTVGFGGSAGLEAPIVMSGAAIGSNTSSAMLFAKKQRILLVACGVAGTIAAIFDAPIGGVIFAAEVILFDVSIANIVPILLASVAAKLTALLLGGDDAIFTFRLKDAFQTIDVPYCIVLGVACGLLSLYFMEVVKKINKLANKIENPYLKALIGGLFLSALIVIFPPVYGEGTMLLKSLLSGSEIVIFANSIIFKELPPQSVFLGYVVIMLLFKCIASAITIAAGGSGGTFAPSLFLGGVLGFTFARIVNITGWETLSESNFILFGMCAAICGVQYAPLAAIFLIAELTGGYELFVPLMLISAVTYITVTYFEPHSPYTRELIEKGDIIKGDQDKKVLSKLKINKLIEKDFKSVPEKGTLQDLVGAIQLSHRNLFPVLNEEKEFVGMILLNDVRKLMFEAEKYETTPLRDLMQRPSEIIEYGETMDSVMKKFENSGAWNLPVIKKGKYLGFVSKSTIFNKYREGMQEENQQIW, encoded by the coding sequence TTGCTCCGATTTTTTGAAGTTTATTCTGACAAGTTCCAATCATTAATTTCTCATTATTCCAAAAAATTTAATGGAAATATTATTCGTTTTCTGATTTGGAAAGGAGAATATTTGTCTGACAAAAACTTTTTATTAGTAGTCAGTATTTTTATCGGAATTTTGGCAGGACTGGCAGCTATGTTTCTTCGAACGACGGTAATTTGGGTAGAACATAATTTGGCTTCTTCTAGTCAGTTTTCAGAAAACTACAATTACGGACTGCTATTCTATCCTACTATTGGACTTCTCATTACAGCATTTTTAGGTAATCGGATTTTCAAAACTGACTTCGGACACGGCTTTACAGATATTCTTTATTCCATTTCTAAAAAAGACGGAAAGATAAAGTTCAGTAATATCTACTCTCGTATGATAGGTGCAATTTTCACAGTCGGCTTTGGTGGGTCAGCAGGTTTGGAAGCTCCGATTGTAATGTCTGGGGCAGCTATTGGCTCAAATACAAGTAGTGCTATGCTTTTTGCCAAGAAACAGCGTATTTTGCTTGTTGCTTGTGGTGTGGCTGGTACAATTGCAGCCATTTTTGATGCGCCGATTGGAGGTGTTATTTTTGCAGCAGAAGTGATTTTATTTGATGTCAGTATTGCTAATATCGTCCCTATTTTACTTGCCTCTGTGGCTGCAAAACTTACAGCTTTGCTTTTGGGTGGAGACGATGCCATTTTTACATTTCGCTTGAAAGATGCCTTTCAAACTATTGATGTTCCCTATTGTATTGTTTTGGGAGTAGCGTGTGGTCTTCTGTCGCTCTATTTTATGGAAGTTGTCAAAAAGATAAACAAACTTGCAAATAAAATTGAAAATCCTTATCTGAAAGCTCTCATCGGAGGACTGTTTTTATCTGCTCTAATTGTCATTTTTCCACCTGTGTACGGAGAGGGAACAATGCTTTTGAAATCGCTTTTGAGTGGCAGTGAAATTGTAATTTTTGCCAATAGCATTATTTTTAAAGAACTTCCTCCACAGTCTGTATTTTTGGGTTATGTAGTAATTATGTTACTCTTTAAATGTATTGCTTCTGCCATCACGATTGCAGCAGGAGGAAGTGGTGGTACGTTTGCGCCTTCGCTTTTTTTAGGTGGTGTATTGGGTTTCACTTTTGCTAGAATAGTCAATATCACAGGTTGGGAAACGCTTTCAGAAAGTAATTTTATTCTCTTCGGAATGTGTGCAGCCATTTGTGGTGTTCAGTACGCACCTTTGGCAGCTATCTTCTTGATTGCTGAACTGACTGGAGGCTATGAGCTTTTTGTTCCTCTGATGCTCATTTCAGCAGTTACTTATATTACAGTTACCTATTTTGAGCCTCACTCGCCTTACACAAGAGAGCTAATAGAAAAAGGCGACATCATAAAAGGCGACCAAGACAAAAAAGTGTTGAGCAAACTCAAAATCAACAAACTGATAGAAAAAGATTTCAAATCTGTTCCAGAAAAAGGCACTCTTCAAGACCTTGTAGGAGCGATTCAACTTAGCCACAGAAACTTATTTCCTGTCTTGAATGAAGAAAAAGAATTTGTAGGAATGATTCTTCTAAATGACGTTCGTAAACTGATGTTTGAAGCAGAAAAATATGAAACCACTCCTTTGCGTGATTTGATGCAACGCCCTTCCGAAATAATAGAATATGGCGAGACGATGGACAGCGTGATGAAAAAATTTGAAAATAGTGGGGCATGGAATCTTCCAGTAATTAAGAAGGGGAAATATTTAGGCTTTGTTTCTAAATCCACCATTTTCAACAAATACAGAGAGGGAATGCAGGAGGAAAACCAGCAAATTTGGTAG
- the dnaB gene encoding replicative DNA helicase: protein MGKLPPQSIPLEEAVLGALLLEKKAFEDVVDILKADSFYKDAHQLIYQAMLELSAKGSPIDLLTVRTQLEKNGNLEIVGGAYALVRLTTEVSSSSNVVYHAHEIVERAIKRKMIGVASTVRQNAFEDTTDAFELLDETQHELFEITEDNVRKRTSDMASVYLSTLKDLEEKRKNKTGITGIQSGFTSLDRITAGWQRSDLIILAARPGMGKAQPHSAKLLSPKGWTTMGEVRKGDFLGGSDGKFHEVKEVFPQGKKPIYRIIFEDGTSTECCEEHLWITFEQSENKLAVRSLAQIRKTLLTGAGKPNHYIPMVMPMQFEEKKLPLSCYLLGLFVANQGETSLLADKNAFKTSEKMAETYEKLQNAFGEQMATFAEEPFIPKEYLWGSVKQRTELLGGMMAFSGRLNKDSNNETRGKYQTDSDRIKDDFTFLIRSLGGMVFCEEKKNSKGEIVYHLDFELPASLSDLETGSQISTNTSLSPLFKYITKIEFIGNKDASCIKIDSADSLYVTDDFILTHNTAFVLSALANAAVRYEHCVAIFSLEMSAEQLLTRMMSSEAEIESHKLRNGNIEDHEWAQLVHRTTQLSASKIFIDDTPAITMLELRAKARRLKSQHNLDMIVIDYLQLMSGDAGKGGGNREQEIAGISRALKQLAKELDVPVMALSQLSRAVETRGGDKKPMLSDLRESGSIEQDADMVIFLYRPEYYEITQDEMGNPTHGMAEVILAKNRHGSLETVKLQFVGKYTRFQDMDEAGFSAGNTGYDSGFPNANDNLSSMPPIDDGFTTLQSKGNNMNPIDDDLKNDKKSIDFDDEPPF from the coding sequence ATGGGCAAACTTCCTCCTCAGTCCATTCCCTTGGAAGAGGCTGTTTTGGGTGCGCTTTTATTGGAAAAAAAGGCTTTTGAAGATGTTGTCGATATTTTGAAGGCAGATAGTTTTTACAAAGATGCTCATCAGCTTATCTACCAAGCCATGCTAGAGCTTTCAGCGAAAGGTTCTCCTATCGACCTTCTGACTGTCCGAACACAATTAGAAAAAAATGGTAATTTAGAAATCGTTGGTGGGGCTTATGCACTTGTGCGCCTCACGACAGAAGTTAGTTCGTCTTCCAATGTTGTTTATCACGCTCACGAAATTGTGGAGCGTGCCATCAAAAGGAAAATGATTGGTGTTGCTTCTACGGTGCGCCAAAATGCTTTTGAAGATACCACAGATGCTTTTGAGCTTTTAGATGAAACCCAACATGAACTTTTCGAAATTACAGAAGACAACGTCAGAAAACGTACTTCAGATATGGCTTCTGTCTATTTGAGTACACTCAAAGATTTAGAGGAAAAGCGAAAAAATAAAACAGGTATTACTGGAATACAAAGTGGATTCACATCTTTAGATAGAATTACGGCAGGTTGGCAGCGTTCTGATTTGATTATTTTGGCAGCTCGCCCTGGTATGGGAAAAGCACAACCTCACAGCGCAAAACTGCTTTCTCCAAAGGGTTGGACTACGATGGGAGAGGTTCGGAAAGGCGATTTTTTGGGAGGAAGTGATGGGAAATTTCACGAAGTAAAAGAGGTTTTTCCACAAGGAAAAAAGCCAATTTACAGAATTATTTTTGAAGATGGAACAAGTACCGAGTGTTGTGAAGAACACTTATGGATAACTTTTGAGCAATCTGAAAACAAACTGGCAGTTCGTTCTTTGGCACAAATCAGAAAAACACTTCTGACAGGAGCAGGAAAACCCAACCATTATATTCCGATGGTTATGCCGATGCAATTTGAGGAAAAAAAATTGCCTTTGAGCTGTTATTTGTTAGGTCTTTTCGTAGCAAATCAAGGAGAAACAAGTCTTCTTGCAGACAAAAATGCTTTCAAGACTAGCGAGAAAATGGCAGAAACTTACGAAAAACTTCAAAATGCTTTTGGCGAACAGATGGCAACTTTTGCAGAAGAACCCTTTATTCCAAAGGAATACTTGTGGGGAAGTGTCAAACAGCGTACAGAGCTTTTAGGTGGAATGATGGCATTTTCTGGTCGTTTGAATAAGGATAGCAACAACGAAACACGAGGGAAATATCAAACAGATTCAGATAGAATCAAAGATGATTTTACATTCTTGATTCGCTCACTGGGTGGAATGGTTTTTTGTGAAGAAAAGAAGAATAGCAAAGGAGAAATAGTTTATCATTTAGATTTTGAACTTCCTGCAAGTCTTTCAGATTTAGAGACTGGTTCACAGATTTCTACCAATACAAGCCTTTCTCCACTTTTTAAATATATCACTAAAATCGAATTTATTGGCAATAAAGACGCCTCTTGTATCAAAATTGATAGTGCTGATAGCCTCTATGTAACTGATGATTTTATATTGACACACAATACAGCTTTTGTCTTGTCCGCTCTTGCCAATGCAGCCGTTAGATATGAACACTGTGTAGCTATTTTTTCACTAGAGATGTCGGCAGAGCAGCTTCTAACTCGTATGATGTCGTCAGAAGCAGAAATAGAAAGTCATAAGCTCCGAAATGGAAATATTGAAGACCACGAGTGGGCGCAACTTGTTCATAGAACTACACAACTTTCAGCTTCTAAGATTTTTATAGATGATACGCCAGCTATCACGATGCTAGAACTGCGTGCAAAAGCAAGAAGGCTAAAATCGCAGCACAATTTGGATATGATTGTCATTGATTACCTTCAACTTATGTCTGGAGATGCTGGAAAAGGAGGCGGAAATCGTGAGCAAGAAATTGCAGGTATTTCAAGGGCTTTAAAACAGTTGGCTAAGGAATTGGATGTTCCTGTAATGGCACTCTCACAGCTTTCTCGTGCCGTAGAAACTCGTGGAGGAGATAAAAAACCAATGCTTTCAGATTTAAGAGAAAGTGGATCCATTGAGCAGGACGCAGATATGGTAATTTTCCTTTATCGTCCAGAATATTATGAAATTACACAAGACGAAATGGGTAATCCTACGCACGGAATGGCAGAGGTTATCTTAGCAAAAAACCGTCATGGTAGTTTGGAAACAGTCAAGTTACAGTTTGTAGGAAAATATACACGTTTTCAAGATATGGATGAGGCTGGTTTTTCTGCTGGAAATACAGGCTATGATAGTGGTTTTCCAAATGCAAATGATAACCTTTCCTCTATGCCTCCAATAGATGATGGTTTTACGACACTTCAAAGCAAAGGAAATAATATGAATCCGATAGACGATGATTTGAAAAATGATAAAAAGTCTATTGATTTTGATGATGAACCTCCTTTTTAG